In Firmicutes bacterium HGW-Firmicutes-1, the following proteins share a genomic window:
- a CDS encoding spore coat protein translates to MTTRELNYLSDTLKNEQIVIKKYQDYGNVVQDQQLKSVCNDMIRKHQEHYTQLVQQLNS, encoded by the coding sequence ATGACCACTAGAGAGTTAAATTACCTTAGCGATACTTTGAAAAACGAGCAAATAGTTATTAAGAAGTATCAAGACTATGGAAATGTTGTTCAGGATCAACAATTAAAATCCGTTTGTAATGATATGATTCGAAAGCATCAAGAACACTACACTCAACTCGTACAACAGCTTAACAGTTAA